In Candidatus Bipolaricaulota bacterium, a genomic segment contains:
- a CDS encoding bifunctional phosphoglucose/phosphomannose isomerase: MTELDEERQLQEYDKGGMIAVIEAYPDQCREGIALGDGFRPEIPTGVDKVIVCGMGGSAMAGEVARRFSRVPVFVNRNYTLPSFAGDGTLIIAVSYSGNTAETISGLDAGLRARIPAFAVSSGGKLEEIARSHGIPHLRVPRGYQPRAAMGYLALSVLRVLAQAGLLRIEPDWEELIHALESVRDASRAAVPEADNPAKQLARSLYGRIPLFYGTAGNTDLVAMRWKTQVNENSKQPAFWNVIPELNHNEIVGFSDERLRQGLSCVFLENDYDHPENRARIEIMHELLHGKVPAVVIGADGRSELSQVLSQIHFGDYVSYYLAILNQIDPTPVELIESFKRRMSAR; encoded by the coding sequence ATGACTGAACTGGACGAAGAAAGACAACTGCAGGAATACGACAAAGGCGGGATGATCGCGGTCATCGAGGCCTACCCCGACCAATGCCGGGAGGGGATCGCGTTGGGAGACGGCTTCCGGCCCGAGATCCCGACCGGAGTGGATAAGGTGATCGTGTGCGGGATGGGGGGATCGGCGATGGCCGGGGAGGTCGCACGACGGTTTTCCCGTGTCCCGGTATTCGTCAACCGCAATTACACCCTTCCCTCGTTCGCCGGGGACGGTACCCTCATCATCGCGGTGAGCTACTCCGGGAACACGGCCGAGACGATCTCCGGACTCGATGCCGGGCTGCGTGCCCGGATCCCAGCGTTTGCGGTCTCGAGCGGGGGAAAGCTCGAGGAGATCGCGCGCTCCCATGGGATTCCGCATCTCCGTGTCCCGCGCGGTTACCAGCCACGGGCGGCGATGGGCTACCTCGCCCTCTCGGTCTTGCGCGTCCTCGCCCAGGCCGGGCTGCTGCGCATCGAACCCGACTGGGAAGAGCTGATCCACGCCCTGGAATCGGTGCGGGACGCTTCCCGCGCCGCGGTCCCGGAGGCGGATAATCCGGCCAAGCAGCTGGCGCGGAGCCTGTACGGGCGGATTCCCCTCTTCTACGGGACGGCGGGGAACACCGATCTGGTGGCGATGCGGTGGAAGACGCAGGTAAACGAGAACTCGAAGCAACCGGCATTCTGGAACGTGATCCCCGAACTAAACCACAACGAGATCGTCGGGTTCAGCGACGAGCGCCTGCGCCAGGGCCTCTCCTGCGTCTTCCTGGAAAACGACTACGATCACCCGGAGAACCGGGCCCGGATCGAGATCATGCACGAACTCCTTCACGGGAAGGTCCCGGCCGTCGTGATCGGCGCGGATGGGAGATCCGAACTTTCTCAGGTGCTGAGCCAGATCCACTTCGGTGATTACGTGAGCTACTACTTAGCCATCCTCAACCAGATCGATCCGACCCCGGTCGAGCTGATCGAGTCGTTCAAGCGGAGGATGAGCGCCAGATGA
- a CDS encoding 1-acyl-sn-glycerol-3-phosphate acyltransferase: MERAIARAGLFLASLAFYWGGIPFVLLIAGERIGLKSIPAWIGAPFGGGLIALGGLGAVWCTVTIYLRGGGFPIAFMPPKRLVQAGPYGFSRHPLYISFLLYLLGLGLVFRSAGTVVLIPGIGIVIALYARFHEERALERKFGAEYAAYRRVVPFGFRYRRGVPGPGLLFALVYLVGKPILRALFPTRVQGKENLPQTGPALLIANHSSYLDPLFIFAAADRYIRFLAKSELMRSGFGRWFFTRTGTIPTSRYRVDPGAVRGLLSALQAGEIVGIFPEGERTWDGNPLPVPSPVRRILARAGVPIIPVRITGGYVIYPRWADYPLPGPLTVEFFPPLPPPHTAADIDKALSCIAAPATGMTLFPRSARGIELVLWACPHCHEIGVIEPHRRNVRCRKCGAEWRLDRKLRLHPRTGAPVTIGALSASIPVDEIIENRESLNSIGEVDVFTGNGALEPVGTGTVTYRAGEIRLDGTAFPLADARILRMEGKDRLDIGFSGGRRLRLRFHRDSPLKWALFLERKLGRKA; this comes from the coding sequence GTGGAGAGGGCAATCGCGAGGGCGGGATTATTCTTGGCTAGCCTTGCGTTCTACTGGGGCGGAATCCCGTTTGTCCTCCTCATCGCTGGGGAGCGGATCGGGTTGAAGTCGATTCCCGCGTGGATCGGGGCACCGTTCGGAGGGGGTCTCATCGCGCTTGGCGGGCTCGGAGCGGTGTGGTGCACTGTGACCATTTACCTGCGCGGCGGCGGGTTTCCGATCGCCTTCATGCCACCAAAACGGCTCGTGCAGGCCGGTCCGTACGGATTCTCCCGCCATCCCCTCTACATCTCTTTCCTCCTCTATCTCCTCGGCTTGGGGCTCGTATTCCGGTCGGCGGGGACCGTTGTGCTGATCCCCGGGATCGGGATAGTGATCGCACTGTACGCCCGTTTTCACGAGGAGCGGGCCCTGGAGCGAAAGTTCGGTGCGGAGTACGCCGCCTATCGCCGGGTCGTCCCGTTTGGCTTCCGCTATCGGCGCGGTGTTCCCGGCCCCGGGCTTCTGTTTGCGCTCGTTTATCTGGTCGGGAAACCGATCCTGCGGGCACTGTTCCCAACCCGGGTGCAGGGGAAAGAGAACCTTCCGCAGACTGGTCCGGCACTCCTGATCGCCAACCACTCCTCCTACCTCGATCCGCTGTTTATCTTTGCTGCGGCCGATCGTTACATTCGCTTTCTCGCCAAATCAGAACTGATGCGTTCCGGGTTCGGGAGGTGGTTCTTCACCCGTACCGGGACCATCCCTACCAGCCGGTACCGAGTCGATCCGGGGGCAGTGCGCGGGCTGCTTTCCGCGTTGCAGGCAGGGGAGATCGTGGGGATCTTCCCTGAAGGGGAACGGACGTGGGACGGGAATCCCCTCCCGGTACCGTCCCCGGTCCGTCGCATCCTCGCCCGTGCCGGGGTGCCGATCATCCCGGTGCGGATCACGGGCGGATACGTGATCTATCCCCGATGGGCCGACTATCCCCTCCCCGGTCCGCTCACGGTCGAGTTCTTCCCCCCACTCCCCCCACCGCACACTGCGGCGGACATCGACAAAGCCTTGTCCTGCATCGCTGCTCCAGCCACAGGAATGACGCTTTTCCCGCGGTCCGCGCGCGGGATCGAGCTCGTCCTGTGGGCCTGCCCACACTGTCACGAGATCGGGGTCATCGAACCGCATCGGAGGAACGTGCGCTGCAGAAAGTGCGGAGCAGAGTGGAGATTAGACCGAAAGCTCCGCCTCCACCCCCGCACCGGAGCTCCTGTCACAATCGGAGCTCTCTCCGCATCCATCCCGGTGGATGAGATCATCGAAAACCGGGAGTCCCTGAACTCGATCGGAGAGGTCGACGTCTTTACCGGAAATGGGGCGCTTGAGCCGGTTGGGACCGGGACGGTAACTTATCGAGCCGGGGAGATCCGGCTCGACGGGACAGCGTTCCCGCTGGCGGATGCCCGCATCCTGCGGATGGAAGGAAAGGACCGATTGGACATCGGTTTCTCCGGTGGCAGGCGCCTCCGTCTCCGGTTCCATCGCGACAGTCCGCTTAAGTGGGCCTTGTTCCTGGAGCGGAAGCTCGGGCGCAAAGCGTGA
- a CDS encoding ROK family protein, translated as MSPGYLAGVDIGGTKLAAVVADRAGEVRGRVQVETDLSQGEFSRFADGTAYDGLARRVKEILHAALAKAGATELAGIGIGAAGPLAHGAILNPTNMVLPSIPPDLPPRPLYLPLVEPLRREFSVPVRLENDCNTAVLGEVEFGVGEKTANKEELHIVYVTISTGLGAG; from the coding sequence ATGAGTCCCGGATACCTGGCCGGGGTGGACATCGGAGGGACGAAGCTGGCCGCGGTCGTCGCCGATCGGGCCGGGGAGGTGCGGGGACGCGTGCAGGTGGAGACTGACCTCTCCCAGGGTGAGTTCTCCCGATTTGCCGACGGGACCGCCTACGACGGCCTGGCGCGGCGGGTGAAAGAGATCCTGCACGCGGCCCTTGCCAAGGCAGGAGCGACCGAGCTGGCGGGGATCGGGATCGGGGCGGCCGGCCCCCTCGCCCACGGCGCGATCCTCAACCCGACCAACATGGTTCTGCCCTCCATTCCGCCCGATCTTCCGCCTCGTCCCCTCTATCTCCCCTTGGTCGAGCCGTTGCGGCGGGAGTTCTCCGTTCCGGTCCGGCTGGAGAACGACTGCAACACCGCCGTCCTCGGCGAGGTGGAGTTCGGGGTGGGGGAAAAAACGGCGAATAAGGAGGAGCTCCACATCGTGTACGTCACGATCAGCACCGGTCTCGGGGCTGGGG